atgtatttgtgaatcattctgcgtgcatttgtgaatctAATTTATTTGAAAATCCTTATaagtgcatttgtaaatcaaacatatttgtgaattgttccgTGCGTATTTGTGAATAtttatgtttgcatttgtgagtctctctgtgtgcatttgcaattattgagactgatctgaccccataccaATGACCCCAATTATACCTAAATCCACCATAACAAACTGTTACTAAGGAAACCCATTCCATTAAATGAGGGTGGAGGGAAAATAAAAGGTTGAGGATCTTTGGTCGACAGTCAGCCACGAGTTCTCCAAACGGCAGCAGAAGAACCTGCTTTGGAACCGCGTTGACCGCCTGTGACCCCATTTCAAAGTATTTTAGTTTTCGTTAAGCCGAGATGAGTGTGAACCAAGTGACCGctgagatttctttcttttacccTCCAGATTTCTCTTCACCACCGGCAACTTGATGGTGGCCTTCTCGACTCCAGGTGACAGAACATTTCAGTTGTTTGGTGCTTTCTCTGGAACACGTTCCAACTTTGGatgatacatttttaattgaatttttcCTTTTCCCATCATCTGCTCTTCCCAGCTTTCTCATTCATAGGATTGGGTGGCCTCATGTTTCTAATGACCAACATGCAGGTGCTGAAGGTGCCGTCCTGAAGGCCTAAGTTGACATATTACAATAGCTCAAGAGCTGGAAACCCCCAAAATATTTTACAATGATAGAAAGCGGAGAAAAGCAGCAACTTCTCTAACTGGACTGTATCTGAATCAAATAGTAGTTGTTCAATATTGATTTACCATTTGATTAATGTTTCATTATATTTCACAATCAGTGGATGCTTTATATTTGCTCTAAATTGCTGCAaaagacagtaaaaaaaacaaagaataataGTCAGTTAAATTCTTCTGTCtcattattgttttactttcttGATGCCTGAGTATCACCTAAAGGTAGAAGAGCAGCAAAGGCACATGATCACGAACCTCTCAACGAGAcggaccaacacacacacatacacttatcTGAGACACAAACCACTTCCTCGTCAAAAATACATTGAATGAAAAAAGTAGatgcaaagaaaaagacacttaaatgcagtatttatatttttttcttctaatgtCTACTAAAGGTAGGAAACTTGTTCAGCTCACATCAGACCACCGTCACCACTCTCTATAACGGAGCCTTCAACTCTTGCCCACTCTTCCTTGTCATCAaggtgagaaacacacacgttcAAGGTGCAATATACTCATTGCATCTAGTGTCTGTAATGATGACCTCGAtggcctgcagctgctgcatgaGGCTGGCATCTCTCTCTgcacctccttcctcttcctggcCACCAGCAGCTTTACCAGCAGCCTCCTCAGGACTTTCTTCCTGATGCCCAGAGACCACATCCCCTACCCGCTGCCGGATGACTACACATACGGTTACGAACTCCCAATAAAACCCTGTACACGTCATACACCTGCTCTGACACCTGAAGGAATGCATCTTCAACAACAGAGATCATTGATCCATGTCCTTCATACCTGGACTTTTGATAAGATTacactttatttgtgttgtgttttaaaagTTACTCAAAGGCACAAATCAtggtaaaaacataaacaaataacaatataaaGCCAGATAGTTGactgtaaaaaaactaaacgaaAATATTACATAACTAGCATAACAGGTTAAAAGCATAGACCATATATGACAATGGACGTAGTCggcgtgacgtcacccattggtctCTGGAATGTTGTACGCTTTTatctgactctaaatggaccatcatttactaaatgaacataatgatgtattgaagaagacttgaaactagagattgagaccatacactcatgtttacaatgtttactgagggaataaatcaagagagaagtagagtcattttatatagacttctatacaaccagagcagtcgccccctggtggtcattagagggaatgcagctttaacagatgaagcatagacttctttacaaccaaaggagtcaccccctggtggtcagtagagagaatgcagctttaacacatgaagcatagacttctatacaaccggagctATGATTCTGGACGTTTTGTGGTTCGTTGATGGTTTTGATGGATGTGCTGTTGCAGCAGTCCAGATAAGAAGTGATGAAGGCGCAGATGAGTGTTTCAGCGGCtcaagaggagagggaggggcggagcaatgtttttaagatgaaagaaggcTTTTTTTGTGATTGACATGGCTTTCAAAGGGTTAAGGGCTCAATCAAAAATGATACCaaggttacagatgtgtgtgcaAGCAGTGGTGCAATTGATGCAGAGGGAGAAGTTGTGGTGGGATTCTTTGAGTGATATGGGGCCAATGAGGAGGATTTCAGAGCAATCCAAATAGTAAATAACAATATACGTTTGTCTGTGATTTTGATTAAATATGCAGTTTAAGTGTACGAGATAGGCTACGTTGTATGAAACATGACAGCAATTCCATtctataaaagaagaaaagcttcAACTTCTCTATGATTTTAGGATATtactatatttaaaaacactgctCTGTACCaattcatgcatttattcagTGAATAATtcagccttttctttcttcctaaTTTATTGCGATAATCTTGAAAGAGATGATTATACGATCCCAACCTGTTCTCATAACTGTTCTGTGGATTTACAATGAAACAGCAGCTAATAtttccctcactctctcccagacaaacacaaagtagGAGGGACTCCAAAGGGCCTCTTGCCTAAGGCCACCTGTTATACGAGTTTACGAGTTCTGTGTACTCAGCAAGAACAGGTTTAGATAATTAGATGGATAGATACAAAGATAGTTCATATATTAATCCTGCAAGGGGAATTTTTTCACTACAGCAGCATTCATAcatacaggtaagcaataaaaaatgaaaaatgcacaatacatacaaaaaatagaataagaaaattgaacaatatatacaaaaataataataatattaaattaactaacaaaagTCTTTATCTAGTATTGATAATCATTTCTTCGGGgttctcctctccaccaccttccataaaagaggagcttgataactgaaggctctggctcccatcctactttattaggactctaggaaccacaagtagccccgcatttagtgagcgcagctctctagtgaggcaacatggtactacaagctccttaagatatgatggtgcatcaccaatcaaggctttgtaggtgaggagaagaattttaaatgtgattcttgattttacagggagccagtgcagagcagctaatacaggagtaatgtgatctcttttcttagtttttctGAGTAcattattagagcagcctgataataaggagttgcagtaatctagtctagaagtaagaACGTTTTTTGCATCGCTTTTAGacaagatccatccatccatccatccattttcaataccgcttatcctcattagggtcgcgggggcgctggagcctatcccagctgacatagggcgaaggcaggggacaccctggacaggccgccagtccatcgagggcacatgtagggacatacaaccaatctcacattcacacctatgggcaatttagagatcaattaacctgcagcatgtctttggactgtgggaggaagccggagagcccggagagaacccacgctgccacggggagaacatgcaaactccacaaagaaggaccgctccgaccgggaatcgaacccgcggccctcttgctgtgaggcgccagtgctagccactacaccaccgtggagCCACTTTTAGACAAGatgtgttacattttttaaatgttacataggtgaaaaaatgcagtccttgagatttgcttcacgtgggagttaaaggacaagtcccggtcaaagataacgccaaggttctttacattacatgtcattctttacagtggtgttggatgccagggaaatgccatctacagaaaccacatcaccagataattgatctctgaggtgttcagggccgagtaaaataacttcagttttgtctgagtttaacatcaggaagttgtaggtcatccatgtttttatgtctttaagacatgcttgaattttagcgagctggttggtttcaTCTGacttgatcaatagatataacaGGGGTtattgtgggtcagtggttagcaggtccgtctttcaatcagaggatcggcggttcgatctaGCCAATCTAGGCTAGCCTAGTCGatatgtccttgagcaagacaccccaaattgctccccgtagctgtgtatacggtgtatgattgttagtcgctttggataaacacgtcagctaaatgaaatgtaattgagTATATATAAAGAAGAATATAAAGAAGCaaatataaggtaaataaaattggtccaagggTATGAATCTGCAGTTTCGACACAGTGGAGTGGATGGTGTCCATCAGTGGTGTCGGGAACGGCTTCACTGTGGTCCGGAAAATGCGGGTGCACCCATGTCTCAGTGAAACACATGATGCTGCGAaaaccctgaaaaaaaaatcccaaatggTGACGGCTGTAATCCAAAATGGAGATTAAAATGGTAGTCCACAGACCAACGAGTGGAGTCATGACaactacatccacttcttatggTCATATCCCTTACTGTTACGCGATTATAGCAAGTTGAATAAATGATCAAAGAACTCCCACAATGCCCTCGTTCTGTGGCTGACTCACTGTGACCTTTTCTCAGGATAACCTGTGGTAAATCAAAGACTCTGATCTCAGAGCACACAACAGCAAGTGGTGAGCCACAGATGAAGACGGAGGAAATGAAACTCGAAGACGTGCCCGTGACACAAGGTTAGTCCACTTCACTGTGACACAGAAATATACACTGTATGAAATGGCAGAATAGAACAATCGCACATCCAATTTCTCGCTATCTTTGTCCGTTCCTCCTTCTTTATACACTTCTGTCCTCTGGTCTCTCAGAGAAGAGTTTCAGCGAGTGTTTGATATCCAAGTTCTATGTGTCGCAGCTGATTTGGTTGTCGGTGATACAGCTCAGACAGTTGTTCTTCGTCGGCACCCTCCAACCCATGCTGCAGCGGCTGGCGGGAGGACAGCAGTCACTGGgtaacgcacgcacgcacgcactgcATTGGGTCCGATTGTCCAAACGTTTAAATGCAAACCTTCCTCATTGGGTCCTACCTACCCAAGGGCTACGTGAGTACTAACCGGTCAGCTGGCCTTCAACTAAGTACTTCCACCAGCTTTTTGTCTCCGACCATCTCGCCCCCGCAGTGAGCCACTACACCAATGTCTTTGCTGTAACACAGCTGTGTGGCATGCTGTGTGCTCCCTGGAACGGCCTCATCATGGACCGACTGAAGGGCAAACCTCGTGCTGCAGGTAACACGATGATACTGGTAATGACTAGTCAAGAACCCAACAGGGTTCAAATGATTGGAAAATAagtgattgtgtttttattcaaatattatttttgttttaaaatgactaCGTCCGCTTGTATACAGACAGTGTATGGGATGTCGCGAGTGACGCATTCCCATTACTAACCGTAGTGGCCATCTGAAAAAATGTatggcagaagaaaaaaaactaaactaaaactacATACTtccaatattttcttttgtttaactcctgtgtgtctgtctgcaggtgaGAGCGAACAGGAAGCGGACCTGCGGGCCctggtgctctctctctccctgacggTGCTGCAGTGTGCGCTGTTCTCGGTCTGTGCCGCCATCCCGAACCTGCGGCTTCAGTATCTCACCTTCGTCCTGTATATGATAAACTTCGCCTTCCTCTACGGCGGAAATGCGACCTTCATCCTTGTGACGTGAGTATCAAAACACACGGGTGCACGTCTTTGTGGATTACACTTAATTCAATTGGgtacataaaacattttttattttttttattttaagtgtgtgtgtgtgtgcgtgtagtttcCCCTTGTGCCACTTCGGTAAGCTGTATGGTTTGTGtataagtctgtcttcagtgATTTGTCTGCTGATTGATACCTGCCTTTCCCTGCTGAATGGAGCTATTTTATACGTGAGTACAACTATGAAtattctccttctccaccattTTATCTATGGACTCACcgcgtcttcctcctcctcccctctccccctctcttgcCCTTTGTGTGTGTCGCAGGTGAACATCTGTCTGACACTGCTTGTCCTGCTTGCCTTCATCAACCCACTCGTCGTCCACCTGCACTGTCGAGGTCTCGCCTCCCAGCGAGCCGCTAGCGCCGCCATCGGAGCCTCTTCTTCTTTAAGCCTGCCACATTGAGACTTCTCAtcttttaaagtcttttaaaGAGGAACTCACACGGCCAACTAGCCAATAGTTTGCAAAGGAAAAAGCACACCTACTTTTTATGCAATATGAAGGGAGGACTTTGATATCGTCAAGTTTTTGGGATATGCGTAAATATCGCACCGCAGACATTTTCTAGAAGACCGTTGAAGGAATGATAAAGGGATGCTTTGTTTACACACAAGTGGTCAAACAAGTCCGCCAACGGTGCAAAACTctgataaaacaatatattttgatGCGAAGAAGCAAAACGGCACATACCGATCCACTTTTCCATATTTTGGAGGTGATAAACAATATGTTAGAGCATTGACATCTGTCAAACACACCGGGACACCAGAAGGGGAGGTCCCAATTATAACTTCTAGGGACCCCCACTTGAGGTGCGGGCATAGGTCTACCTGTTACCATTTCATGCGGTGTTAGGTGTGTGTCTTTAACCTTTTCAGTACCCCCTCTTTACACAGTGATCTTCACTGAGATGAGAATGATCAGCAGTGCAACCAACCGTCCTTGATGTGATCTCCATCAACTGTCGCTCCTCTCTGCACTGCGTGTTATGTTCACAATCCAATATTTGCGGGGGCTTTTGATTAATTTGCTTTTTATGTTGTAAGCTTGTCATCttgaacaataaaataattggCTCCCCGCTGGTTGCCCGAATCCGAATGctgtcttcctcttcattcTGTCACAACATTATGACGGCCCAGATGGGACTGAGTCGAGGCCGCAGCATCAGCGCTCCTTCAGTCAATCGACAATCAAGCCAGAGGCGCCATAAAAGGTAAAAGAATAGATATCTCATAATAGATGCATTCTGTAATGTGGATACAGAAGCTCCAGAGCTGGATAGGTAGGTTCTAAAACCCTCTAAGGAAGTTAAAAGAACTTACTTTAGTATTAATATGCCAAACTATATCTGAAGAGAATCGGTTAGAAAATGGTTTCTGTCTCAAGCAGGATGCTCCGCTAACTCGAGCCTCTAGTGAGCAGGAATAATATATGGTTAGATACCACATAACAGAATATGCCTCGGGACTGCAACCATCCTGACTTAAATACAAGCAATTTAAGATGCATCTTATACCATGGCAAACTTtgacataaaaataaattgaacaaAAACTGACCAACTGACTGAAACCACAGACTGTAAATAACCATAAACgcccagatgtgtgtgtgcagcagctcaAGCTAGCAGTACAAAAAACAGTATTCCTGATGCAGTGTTCAGTTAAAAATACAGACGTTAACCATTCTGCCATTATAGACAATATATTTGGCGTACATGTTGGCGAATTAATGAGAATTGAGATGCTACGCACGTCGGACATCTATGGAGAATGTAGATACAGACAAGAAGGgctgtgtttgtttcattatTGGTGTGGTCAGCCCTGGTGTGGTGGATGCATTGTGTCAAGACGGGGGAAGAATATTGACATAGTAGAAGAGCAAAAATAATCTTTAGCATACGTTGGTTGAACGCCCAGGAAATGTGTgtaaacccccccaccccccttgtGTGTGTTGGTCGTGGTGTAAAGGAGATCGCAGCTCACTCTCTCCGTGTAGAAAAGTGTAGACGCATAGGTAATGTTAACAGTTTCTCAATACCCTACATTACCAAACAATATTATTTAGTACTGAAAAGGTTCAAAACACCTAACATCACATGAAATGCAAACAGGGGTAGACCTATGTCCGCCACTCAACAAAGCAGCTTCAAATATAATTGAAGGACTATATGAAGCAAGTAACTGACATCTAGTtgcaggaaaaaggaaaagagccAGACTCCGACCAGAAGCCAGAGAGACCAGTGGTGCCTGGGGACCTGCTGTACGTTAAAGTCTTCCGACGAAAATGGCACGAGCCAAGGCGGTGCGGTCTCTATAAAGGTGGTGCAAGCCAACAGCGGTATAGGTTGAAGGAAGTAGAGTGTGGTATCACTTGAACCATTGCACAAAGGTCAACTGACaagaagaaaatgacaaacaagGAGCTGAAACTGATGAGCGTTCAAATGGGAATGATGTCAGGAAACATCGGGCAGGAGAGACTGACCCGACGGTGGTGAAACATGTGAGGACACCAAAGAGCAGCAGGTCAGCGCCCAGATGGGGATTCAGACATCCTGGAAGAGAGCCAGGGAGTATGGATCAAATGAGTATTGGTAGAAGTAGCCATTTGTGTGTTAATAGTTTTAATTGTAGTTTGCATGTGCATCGTACACATCGGAGGAGTGTGGACAAACAGATGAACAAACACATGACAAGCCTCCTGCGGGCTCAGCCTaaactttgtttattttccttacATGATCCTTATTTATACAAGAGTGTGACTGGAGATAAAACTGTCGGGGCTGACTCACCTGAAGTAGTCGAGTTTGCAGAAAACCTCCTTGTCCTTGATGTAGCAGCTCATGTCGCCCCAGCTATGTGTTACAAACACTGCAGGAGAGGCAGCGCATGTGCCAGCACAGGTTGTTCACCTGAGGTGGAAAAAAGGTAATTAGATGTTATGTTTTAGAAATGATGGCAATAGAGGATGCTGAAGTTCttcacaatgtttttgttttagagaCTGCAATGTTAGATGATCCTACTGCCACACATTCTCATGAGCTACTTAGCCTGAATGCTAATATGCTTATCAAGGAATTAAATTATGAGTGCATTGTCaaacaataagaacaaataATTACACTGCAGGTTTGAAATATTCTGATGTTTTAATGTGCAGTTTTGGAGTTCAGGTAGCATATTCTTCAATTACAGATTGTAACTGTAAAATTTGCAAAATAGTAAACAAAAATCAAAACAGGCTTTAACAAAAGAGAGTTCACCTAAGCAGGAGCAAtggattattatttgtaattaagGTGGAATAATTACATTTAGCAGACAGACGTGtctaaataaaacacatagCTTACAGACCAGTGATACACTGTCTGAGATCTGGGAAGCTAGTGGTGGCATAAGGTTTTTACACTGGGCCCCAGTGCACGTTAGCTTTGAAGCTTAGTCACTGTATCATCTCGTCAAACGATCAAATAGAGACTTAACATTTGACAATATCAACATACATATTCCCAGTCATCATTATTGCATATCTGTATATGACAAAACAtaccaaagaaaaaaatgcatacaATCGATTTATTTTATAGTGTAGGCTACTTAGTTATTGTAATTTATGTAGACTAAGcatattgttttgttaaatctacacacacccctccaccctaaaagtaatgaaagtaGATTAATTTATCTTTGGAAAAAGACCTATATGTCGGAGATCGTTTTCTGAAACGTTCGCTTATTGCCCATGTAACACTTTGTTGGAGGAACTGCACTTTCTAACCTTGTCGGCGACAGGAATCACGCAAGTCATTTCCCCTTGTTTCTCCTCGGCGAAGgtgaaaacaaaacacctgTGAAAAGCCTTTCAAGATTTCTACCTTTAATTCGCTTCCAAAGCTGCAGGTTTGTAGCGCTTTCTGGTGGACAGGCGCAAATGAAAAAATGACCTGAATCTCAGAGAACGGGCACTTTAATAACTCTAAACATCCCTTGATGTTAATACAAtgtaattattacattaaaaaaatcaaacagtTGTGTGAATCCTATGACATGTTCTAACTTGCTTGTCGGCATACGTGTAAAACAATGATGTCATttcatacttttattttgaaaaacccaATGCCCGGAAGTTTCGCATGGCATTTGGCATGCGCATAGGAAGGGTGAAAAGCCCCAGCTTTCAGCCGACGGCATACAATTGTAAACATTAGCAATCCGGGGCCACTTCTTTCTGTCGCCGGGATGGAGACATAAGGTAAACCCTGTCTTTACCGGATCTACTTCCCCCCCTCACATAGTTGTCAAGGCATTCCTTTCCGGAAGCGGTGATGTTAACTTATTTAACGTTAGCGTGACAGCTGTAGCCAACTAACGTCAACTGGTGAGCTAGCTAGCTGCGGTAGCTCGCTTTTTGTACTACGTTAGTTCtgcgtgcattctctctagcaCTATCATGGCTTCGGTCACAACTATTGTTAACACCACTAGAGCCCAATTGTGATGAACGTCAGCCAGACAGGACTTCCCCTCCATTCCGGATCTGTCTATCAGCTAACAACAAACCGCTAGCATACTTCAATAACCCGTTAATAACACAGATAAAACGAGCTGAACACAAGTCACTATCGGGAAGCTTCCGTGTGTTAGCTTTACGTTTTGGGTCTGACGTTAATAGCTGCTGTTCACGTGCAGCACTAGCTAATCGTCTCCCCGCTAATTAATCCCACCTGTGAGTAAACTAATAACGTCATGTTTCAATAATTTAGCGAGCTAGCTGCTGCGTTCAGGGACAGACTAGTCCCAAAGGCGAGGACTCTAATTGAACCATTCGcatacccacaatgcagctgTGTAATGTTTCCCATTCATTCTCTTGACCTTAACCTCCTAACCTCGCTGACTATAACAGTAGATGAGTTGCATGGGAATATTGTACTCCAAGGTGTATAATGAGTATAACTCGCTAACACACTTAAGTTACCACTGCAATAGTTACAGCTATAAAATACTACCCAATTAAATTGCCATGCAATGAATGGATACCGTAGGTTTTATGTCGATTTGTATATATTCTGCGTAGATTCAACTCTACGGTCATTGTGTTGGTGTCGTGTCAGATTGCGTTTCAttgaaagttgttgtttttcaatgcaTCCAACCCAATTGATGCATTGTTTCCACACAGTTATAGTCTCCACTTGAGGTCTGTACACAACTGTACAGCATAAACGTCACAATGGCAGGGTTTCCTGTGCAGTGGTGGCATTTGATTGTAATGTATGGTACAGGTGTGTCTCATGATCTCATCTGATCTGATTCTTGTTGAGAGAAATGGCCTACAAGTCAAATTCAGGAGGTAGCAGGACAGGGTTTGTGGCACAAactatgatgatgataatacaaaatatatgaataaaaaggaTGGCTTAGCttgtatcatcatcatcatcatcatcatcagtcctAATTACGTTGTTCAAATAGAAATGCAGAACTAGGTACCAGACTAAACTTTCAATTGTGAAAGGGCTTTCTGGCACATAT
This Cyclopterus lumpus isolate fCycLum1 chromosome 17, fCycLum1.pri, whole genome shotgun sequence DNA region includes the following protein-coding sequences:
- the LOC117746282 gene encoding solute carrier family 43 member 3-like — its product is MAGVGTLRRWLTLATGLVECLCFALYGWPALVFVLKTEGYFGSPGCVDTPGANATQVQGHAQEWFSLVFAVASNLSNVLLLPTGFLLDRFGTAVARLMATFLFTTGNLMVAFSTPGDSHLLFPAFSFIGLGGLMFLMTNMQVGNLFSSHQTTVTTLYNGAFNSCPLFLVIKLLHEAGISLCTSFLFLATSSFTSSLLRTFFLMPRDHIPYPLPDDYTYGITCGKSKTLISEHTTASGEPQMKTEEMKLEDVPVTQEKSFSECLISKFYVSQLIWLSVIQLRQLFFVGTLQPMLQRLAGGQQSLVSHYTNVFAVTQLCGMLCAPWNGLIMDRLKGKPRAAGESEQEADLRALVLSLSLTVLQCALFSVCAAIPNLRLQYLTFVLYMINFAFLYGGNATFILVTFPLCHFGKLYGLCISLSSVICLLIDTCLSLLNGAILYVNICLTLLVLLAFINPLVVHLHCRGLASQRAASAAIGASSSLSLPH